One window from the genome of Prosthecobacter sp. SYSU 5D2 encodes:
- a CDS encoding MFS transporter, with amino-acid sequence MNLSQPMDTPPSTVSRTAWLIVGLLFPVALLNYLDRQMIASMKASVMGEITDIGSEENWGHMLASFKWVYAIFSPIGGYIADRFSRKYTICGSLFVWSLITYLTGHVNSFQELYWARTAMGISEAFYIPAALALITDFHTGPTRSRAVGVHQMGIYCGVMVGGFAGYAADWPDFGWRGAFDVTGLIGILYAVPLLFLLKDAPRSAAEIASPVAKPSAFTAMKELFTNPSFILLVLYFTLPALAAWVVRDWMPAILQKEFNISQGKAGVSAALYWQGAALVSAILGGWLADRWMRKSPRGRIYVSAIGMLCIIPALFGVGNAPALGSFGLAIAALILFGIGWGFFDCNNMPILSQITRPELRATGYGVMNFVSMMCGGAADWGFGYMSDKGVPLNMIFGVFVCVCIVSVGIVLMIRPREQVGPRA; translated from the coding sequence ATGAACCTGTCCCAACCGATGGATACCCCGCCCAGCACTGTCTCCCGCACGGCCTGGCTGATCGTGGGCCTGCTGTTTCCCGTGGCGCTGCTGAACTATCTGGACCGGCAAATGATCGCCTCGATGAAGGCCTCGGTGATGGGGGAGATCACGGACATCGGTTCTGAAGAAAATTGGGGGCACATGCTGGCGTCCTTCAAATGGGTGTATGCGATCTTCAGCCCCATCGGCGGATATATCGCAGACCGATTTAGTCGTAAATACACCATTTGCGGCAGCCTTTTTGTGTGGTCGCTCATTACATATCTGACGGGGCATGTGAACAGTTTCCAGGAGCTGTACTGGGCGCGCACGGCCATGGGCATCAGTGAGGCCTTTTACATTCCGGCGGCGCTTGCGCTGATTACCGATTTCCATACCGGGCCGACCCGCTCGCGTGCGGTGGGTGTGCATCAAATGGGCATTTACTGCGGGGTGATGGTGGGTGGCTTTGCCGGGTATGCGGCGGACTGGCCGGACTTTGGTTGGCGCGGTGCTTTTGATGTTACCGGACTGATCGGCATTCTGTATGCGGTGCCGCTTTTATTTTTGCTGAAGGATGCACCACGCTCGGCGGCGGAAATCGCGTCACCGGTGGCCAAGCCATCCGCATTCACGGCGATGAAAGAGCTGTTTACAAATCCGTCTTTCATCTTGCTGGTGCTTTACTTCACCCTCCCTGCCCTGGCGGCCTGGGTGGTGCGGGACTGGATGCCGGCGATCTTGCAGAAGGAATTTAACATCAGCCAGGGCAAGGCGGGCGTTTCCGCGGCGCTTTATTGGCAGGGGGCGGCGCTGGTGTCGGCCATCCTTGGTGGCTGGCTGGCGGACCGGTGGATGCGGAAGTCACCACGAGGCCGCATTTATGTGAGCGCCATCGGCATGCTGTGCATCATCCCGGCGCTGTTTGGCGTGGGGAACGCGCCTGCGCTGGGTTCCTTTGGCCTGGCGATTGCGGCGCTGATCCTGTTTGGCATCGGCTGGGGCTTCTTTGACTGCAACAATATGCCCATCCTGTCCCAGATCACCCGGCCGGAGCTGCGGGCGACGGGTTATGGGGTGATGAACTTTGTGAGCATGATGTGCGGCGGGGCGGCGGACTGGGGCTTTGGCTACATGTCGGACAAGGGGGTGCCGCTGAACATGATCTTTGGGGTGTTCGTCTGCGTTTGCATTGTGTCGGTGGGGATCGTGCTGATGATCCGGCCGAGGGAGCAGGTGGGGCCGAGGGCGTGA
- a CDS encoding insulinase family protein, whose amino-acid sequence MIRLTCALFLICLSAAAQWPHEKSDLKPDPQATFGSLENGLRYVILPNKEPPGRASIRIYMDVGSLMEEDDQQGMAHYLEHMAFNGSRHFPGGEMVEYFQRLGMGFGADTNAHTSFKETVYMLELPKVEEKMLGEGMQLFRDYLDGMSLGEKDIDKERGIILSEKLSRDSIDYRTMLEGYKFALPDSLLPNRLPIGTEETIKTMQRARFVEFYNKWYTPKRTVIVAVGDFKDVDMVKQEIEKNFADAKAVGPDAEDPDLGKISTGRGLIAKLHTEMEAKAVDISIEMLRPAKNKPDSAATRREQMVRDLADAMINQRLSKLAKAENAPFISGESYSYEYLEFVEVIGIMGQCAPDQWKETLTLLETEIRRAVEHGFTDAEFEEAKASLLKTVELRAAQADSRKSRDLASGLVSILAAKKVITHPADDMERVKEALAGLKKEECHTSLAETWKGDDVQIFVGGKLKLEGDAAEQIKTVYNESKGKPVEAPKQEETAAFAYTNFGEPGKIIHQNVVSDLEMTLATFENNVRVNIKPTPFEKGTVRVTINFGGGKLSTPKDQQGIIPFAQSTFIMGGLKEHSVDDIRRIFASKSVGSDFSVGDEAFMLSGRTTPADLEAQLQLLTAYMTAPGYREEAQRQFQKNLEPMYVQLQHTAEGIMADKVVAFIHSDDHRFGFPPISTMQKRNLGELEAWMTKPLTEEYVEVSVVGDVEPKAVLDAVAKTLGALPKRAAEKPKFEEARMMPFPQGPVTKDIPFDTEIPKAIAAMYWHTGDMLDIQRTRRLSLLGAVLDDRLRIKVREELGETYSPACYHVASDTFTGYGYMTAMIECKPEQAEPIAKLVVEIAAELATGPITDDEFERAQKPLMSQLEQMRRDNRYWSQNVVRNAQEHPERIEWAKNLLSDFQGITKEEIQALAKEFLEANRAVAVKVLPKEKK is encoded by the coding sequence ATGATCCGACTTACCTGTGCCCTGTTTTTGATTTGTCTTTCGGCGGCTGCGCAATGGCCGCATGAGAAGAGTGACCTGAAGCCTGATCCGCAGGCGACGTTTGGGAGTCTGGAGAACGGGCTGCGGTATGTGATCCTGCCAAACAAGGAACCACCAGGCCGGGCGAGCATCCGCATATATATGGATGTGGGATCGCTGATGGAGGAGGATGACCAGCAGGGCATGGCGCATTATTTGGAGCACATGGCCTTCAATGGCAGCCGACATTTCCCTGGCGGTGAGATGGTGGAGTACTTCCAGCGGCTGGGCATGGGCTTTGGTGCGGACACCAATGCACACACATCCTTTAAAGAGACGGTGTACATGCTGGAGCTGCCGAAGGTGGAAGAAAAAATGCTGGGCGAGGGCATGCAGCTTTTCCGCGATTATCTGGACGGGATGTCGCTGGGTGAGAAGGACATTGACAAGGAACGCGGCATCATTCTGAGCGAGAAGCTGAGCCGTGATTCGATTGACTACCGCACGATGCTGGAGGGCTACAAGTTTGCCCTGCCGGATTCCCTGCTGCCGAACCGCCTGCCCATTGGCACGGAGGAGACGATCAAGACGATGCAGCGGGCGCGGTTTGTGGAGTTTTATAACAAGTGGTACACACCCAAGCGCACGGTGATCGTGGCGGTTGGTGATTTTAAGGATGTGGACATGGTGAAGCAGGAGATCGAGAAGAACTTTGCCGATGCCAAGGCGGTGGGACCGGATGCGGAGGACCCGGACCTGGGCAAAATCAGCACAGGGCGCGGTCTGATTGCCAAGCTTCATACGGAAATGGAAGCGAAGGCGGTGGACATCTCCATCGAGATGCTGCGCCCGGCGAAGAACAAGCCTGACAGTGCGGCCACGCGGCGTGAACAAATGGTGCGTGACCTGGCGGATGCGATGATCAACCAGCGCCTGTCCAAGCTGGCCAAGGCGGAGAATGCGCCCTTCATCAGCGGGGAGTCCTACAGCTATGAGTATCTTGAATTTGTGGAGGTGATCGGCATCATGGGCCAGTGCGCCCCGGACCAGTGGAAGGAGACGCTGACGCTGCTGGAGACGGAGATTCGCCGGGCGGTGGAGCACGGGTTTACCGATGCGGAATTTGAAGAGGCCAAGGCCTCCTTGCTGAAGACGGTGGAACTGCGCGCGGCACAGGCGGACTCACGTAAATCCCGCGACCTGGCCAGCGGGCTGGTGAGCATCCTGGCGGCAAAGAAGGTCATCACGCATCCTGCCGATGACATGGAGCGGGTGAAGGAGGCATTGGCGGGCCTGAAGAAAGAAGAGTGCCACACGTCCCTGGCTGAGACCTGGAAGGGTGACGATGTGCAGATCTTTGTGGGCGGAAAATTGAAGCTGGAAGGCGATGCAGCGGAGCAGATCAAAACTGTTTACAATGAGAGCAAGGGCAAGCCTGTGGAGGCACCGAAGCAGGAAGAAACGGCAGCCTTTGCCTACACGAACTTTGGCGAGCCAGGGAAGATCATTCATCAGAATGTGGTGAGTGACCTGGAGATGACGCTGGCCACCTTTGAAAACAACGTGCGCGTGAACATCAAGCCGACGCCTTTTGAAAAAGGCACGGTCCGGGTGACGATCAACTTCGGCGGCGGCAAGCTGAGCACACCGAAGGACCAGCAGGGCATCATCCCTTTTGCGCAGAGCACGTTCATCATGGGCGGGCTGAAGGAGCACAGCGTGGATGACATCCGGCGCATCTTTGCCAGCAAGAGTGTGGGCAGCGACTTCAGCGTGGGCGATGAGGCCTTCATGCTGAGCGGACGCACCACTCCTGCGGACCTGGAGGCGCAGTTGCAACTGCTGACGGCGTATATGACAGCCCCGGGTTACCGTGAAGAGGCACAGCGCCAGTTTCAGAAGAATCTGGAGCCGATGTATGTGCAACTCCAGCATACGGCGGAGGGCATCATGGCGGACAAGGTGGTGGCCTTCATCCATAGCGATGACCACCGGTTTGGCTTTCCGCCGATCTCCACCATGCAGAAGCGCAATCTCGGCGAGCTGGAAGCATGGATGACGAAACCACTGACAGAGGAATACGTGGAGGTGTCCGTGGTGGGGGATGTGGAGCCGAAGGCGGTGCTGGATGCGGTGGCGAAGACGCTGGGCGCGCTGCCGAAGCGGGCGGCGGAGAAACCGAAATTTGAAGAGGCTCGCATGATGCCATTCCCGCAGGGGCCGGTGACAAAGGACATCCCGTTTGATACGGAGATCCCGAAGGCGATTGCAGCGATGTACTGGCACACGGGCGATATGCTGGACATCCAGCGCACTCGCCGTCTGAGCCTGCTGGGCGCAGTCTTGGATGACCGCCTGCGCATCAAGGTGCGTGAGGAGCTGGGCGAGACTTACAGCCCGGCCTGCTACCACGTGGCCAGCGATACCTTCACAGGATACGGTTATATGACGGCAATGATCGAGTGCAAACCGGAGCAGGCGGAACCCATTGCCAAACTGGTGGTGGAGATCGCAGCGGAACTGGCGACCGGACCGATCACGGACGATGAATTTGAGCGGGCGCAGAAGCCGCTGATGAGCCAGCTGGAGCAAATGCGCCGGGACAACCGTTACTGGTCGCAAAACGTGGTCCGCAATGCCCAGGAGCATCCGGAGCGGATCGAGTGGGCGAAGAACCTGCTCAGTGATTTCCAGGGCATCACAAAGGAGGAAATCCAAGCTCTGGCCAAAGAGTTCCTTGAGGCAAATCGTGCCGTGGCGGTGAAAGTGCTTCCCAAAGAGAAGAAGTGA
- a CDS encoding MoxR family ATPase, giving the protein MNDSAPDSAYAPPPLPTYQPSYDQAAIQAPPPGKPSSSELLKQIRLAVEQVFIGQTEVIQQVLAALLAGGHVLLEGKPGLGKTHLVLALARTFGAEFRRIQFTPDLMPSDVTGHTLYDLGSQSFRVRQGPVFTQLLLADEINRAPAKTQSALLEVMQEAQVTIDGETYGLALPFMTFATQNPIEQEGTYPLPEAQLDRFLLKILIDYPGLQQESAIVKAVSSAAGGRGLRPEQVQPVCTTEDILQAQQEAAEVEAVDSVVAYAVNLTRATRHHGAISLGAGTRGAISLVRVAKAYALLEGRRYITPGDVKRAALPVLRHRVSLTPEVAISGQTVDHVLETVIRSVEAPRA; this is encoded by the coding sequence ATGAATGACTCTGCCCCGGATTCTGCCTACGCACCGCCACCGCTTCCAACTTATCAGCCGTCATACGACCAGGCGGCCATCCAGGCTCCGCCGCCGGGAAAACCAAGTTCCAGCGAGCTGCTGAAACAGATCCGGTTAGCGGTGGAACAGGTGTTCATCGGCCAGACGGAAGTGATCCAGCAGGTGCTGGCGGCGCTTCTGGCAGGCGGCCATGTGCTGCTGGAGGGCAAGCCGGGCCTTGGCAAAACGCATCTGGTGCTGGCACTGGCGAGGACGTTTGGCGCGGAATTCCGGCGCATCCAGTTCACCCCGGATCTGATGCCCTCGGATGTGACGGGGCATACGCTCTATGACCTGGGCAGCCAGAGTTTCCGGGTGCGGCAGGGGCCGGTCTTCACGCAGCTTTTGCTGGCAGATGAGATCAACCGGGCACCAGCGAAGACGCAATCGGCGCTGCTGGAGGTGATGCAGGAGGCGCAGGTGACGATTGACGGTGAGACGTATGGGCTGGCGCTGCCATTTATGACCTTTGCCACGCAGAACCCGATCGAGCAGGAAGGCACGTATCCCCTGCCCGAGGCGCAGCTTGACCGCTTCCTGCTGAAGATCCTGATTGATTACCCGGGTTTACAGCAGGAGTCGGCCATTGTGAAAGCGGTGTCGTCCGCTGCCGGTGGCCGGGGGCTGAGGCCTGAGCAGGTGCAGCCGGTCTGCACGACGGAAGATATTTTGCAGGCTCAACAAGAAGCGGCCGAGGTGGAGGCGGTGGACAGCGTGGTGGCCTATGCTGTGAACCTGACGCGGGCAACCCGCCATCATGGGGCCATTTCCCTGGGCGCAGGAACGCGCGGCGCCATCAGCCTGGTGAGGGTGGCCAAGGCGTATGCGCTGCTGGAAGGGCGGCGATACATCACTCCTGGGGATGTGAAACGGGCGGCGCTGCCGGTGCTGCGGCATCGGGTGTCCCTGACACCAGAGGTGGCCATCTCCGGCCAGACGGTGGACCATGTGCTGGAGACGGTGATCCGCAGTGTGGAAGCGCCAAGGGCGTAG
- a CDS encoding DUF58 domain-containing protein codes for MRPSLLTLRLVSGWALLGLAASVWSVLQAVWAGAGVLLLIAALADFFTLPNRRRLAVTRVVPGRFALGVRSPVTLTLRHSMSRSLKVTVHDGLPPEGLAEGLPWEGTLPTQEHVDLTYEAHFAKRGLHTFSAAHILAHSLLGLWRRLYRVGESSETRCYPNYEPVVRFALLATANREEQMGIVKRRRSGATLDFHQLREYQDGDVLSRVDWKATARRQTLVSRDYEEQRNQSIILVPDCGRRMRAMDGELSQFDHCLNAMLLIAYIALRQGDEVGVTGFGGAQRWLKPVKGPPAMPTLLNHLYDYETTTEPSDFIEAAERVMALQKRRALIIILTNLRTEDTTHLTKAVALLQKRHLVLVAMLREGEMEARSDKPISNLDDALGYGALCHYEQQRVHLLDSLRASRIVTVDETAQNLPIALANRYLDLKAAGRI; via the coding sequence ATGCGACCTTCTTTATTGACTCTACGACTGGTGTCTGGCTGGGCCTTGCTGGGGCTGGCGGCGTCGGTTTGGAGTGTGCTGCAGGCGGTGTGGGCGGGGGCGGGAGTGCTGCTGCTGATCGCGGCACTGGCGGATTTTTTTACGCTGCCGAACCGGCGGCGGCTGGCGGTAACGCGGGTGGTGCCGGGGAGGTTCGCACTGGGGGTGAGGTCGCCGGTGACACTGACCTTGAGGCATTCGATGAGCCGGTCCTTGAAGGTGACGGTGCATGATGGGCTGCCGCCGGAGGGGCTGGCGGAGGGGCTGCCGTGGGAAGGCACGCTGCCGACGCAGGAGCACGTGGATTTGACCTATGAGGCACATTTTGCCAAACGCGGGCTGCATACTTTCAGCGCGGCACATATTTTAGCACACTCTTTGTTAGGCCTGTGGCGGCGGCTTTACCGGGTGGGGGAGAGCAGCGAGACGCGGTGCTACCCGAACTATGAGCCGGTGGTGCGCTTTGCCCTGCTGGCCACGGCCAACCGGGAGGAGCAGATGGGCATCGTGAAACGGCGGCGCAGCGGAGCGACACTGGATTTCCATCAGTTACGGGAATACCAGGACGGGGATGTGCTGTCGCGGGTGGACTGGAAGGCGACGGCGCGCCGGCAGACGCTGGTGAGCCGGGACTATGAGGAGCAGCGCAACCAGAGCATCATCCTGGTACCGGACTGTGGACGGCGGATGCGGGCGATGGACGGAGAGCTGAGCCAGTTTGACCACTGTTTAAATGCGATGCTGCTGATTGCCTACATTGCCTTGCGACAGGGGGATGAGGTAGGGGTGACGGGCTTTGGCGGGGCGCAGCGCTGGCTGAAACCGGTGAAGGGCCCACCGGCGATGCCGACGCTGCTGAATCATCTCTATGATTATGAGACGACAACGGAGCCGAGCGATTTCATCGAGGCGGCCGAGCGTGTGATGGCGCTGCAAAAACGGCGGGCGCTGATCATCATTCTGACCAATCTGCGAACAGAAGACACCACCCATCTGACCAAGGCGGTGGCACTTTTGCAAAAGCGGCACCTGGTTTTAGTGGCCATGCTACGAGAAGGCGAGATGGAAGCGCGGAGTGACAAACCCATCTCCAACCTGGATGATGCACTGGGCTATGGGGCGCTCTGCCACTATGAGCAGCAGCGGGTGCATTTACTGGATTCGCTCAGGGCCAGCCGCATTGTGACGGTGGATGAGACAGCTCAAAATCTGCCGATTGCGCTGGCTAACAGGTATCTTGATCTCAAGGCGGCGGGGCGGATTTGA
- a CDS encoding iron-sulfur cluster assembly scaffold protein, with translation MNESTLQSALSNPQNLGEMPDADAVGTVGSPDCGDMVRMWLKYKDQDGRKVIDKASFQSFGCQTAIAVASLATELIRGKTKEEALQMSAAELSAPLGALPPMKIHCGQMVEGALKAALEAESNVAPATSSSPQQPIGPTLMDSLNASGKTSGKIKIVLQS, from the coding sequence GTGAACGAATCCACCCTCCAGTCCGCCCTTTCCAATCCGCAAAACCTTGGAGAAATGCCGGATGCCGATGCCGTCGGCACCGTCGGCTCGCCTGATTGTGGCGACATGGTGCGCATGTGGCTGAAGTACAAGGACCAGGATGGCCGCAAGGTCATTGACAAGGCCAGCTTTCAGAGCTTCGGCTGTCAGACGGCCATTGCCGTGGCCAGCCTCGCGACTGAACTCATTCGTGGCAAGACCAAGGAGGAAGCCCTGCAAATGAGCGCAGCCGAACTCAGTGCGCCCCTGGGTGCCCTGCCTCCCATGAAGATCCATTGCGGTCAGATGGTCGAAGGGGCCCTCAAAGCCGCTCTGGAGGCTGAATCCAATGTGGCGCCCGCTACGTCTTCCAGCCCTCAGCAGCCTATTGGCCCCACCCTGATGGACAGCCTGAATGCCTCTGGCAAAACCTCAGGCAAGATCAAGATCGTCCTTCAGTCTTAG
- the secA gene encoding preprotein translocase subunit SecA: protein MFEWIIKKIIGTKNQRTVKRLQPIVGEINRFEAQFQNDSDDGLRERVANWKAQFRAFHTPHFLGGVALRIADEETVKACLRHVEGYFNALKPHFPSLETDYLAESAWSSASFEDKKARIDRARDAWNEIQPKFAAIISKKLNEILPEVYAVVKCAARRLVGQEHIVCDNPLKWNMVHFDVQLIGGIALHKGMIAEMATGEGKTLVGTLPVTLNALTGRGVHVITVNDYLARRDSEWMGYLYKFLGLTVGCIQNDQPSHLRREQYQADITYGTNSEFGFDYLRDNGMASSKEQQVQRGHYFAIVDEVDSVLIDEARTPLIISGPVAGAESTHQYERYKPLVEQLVRRQNTLCNSLVSEAKEDAKNGDIELAGRKLYQCRLGQPKNRALMRCMEDHELRRALEKAELKMYEDTQKKDLFALKEGLYFSIEEKSHDADLSEMGRTFLSPDEPDAFVLPDLATLYSEIDGDSSLTEAQKLQKKNELQDRLSHQGQRIHQISQLLRAYCLYEKDVEYVVEENKVVIVDEQTGRKMAGRRWSDGLHQAVEAKEGVQIDAETQTLATITIQNYFRLYEKLGGMTGTAETDASEFHDIYGLDVLTIPTNRAIRRVDHNDSIFKTRREKYSAVIDMIRERHAKGQPMLVGTASVEASETVSRMLKLQKIPHSVLNAKYHRQEAEIVARAGQRGSVTISTNMAGRGTDIKLGEGVADLGGLLVLATERHESRRVDRQLRGRCARQGDPGESKFFLSFEDDLMRNFGAADRMTKIMERFGMAEGEELQHPWLNRSVETAQKRVEQRNYGWRKRVLEYDDVMNQQREVVYEWRNDVLESNDPRLLINDAVEKGLKERMEEFLPKEKGSDMEPDYENLIQWINATVPIGLRDFDEEFKALDFEAQCAWLQDKIFAAYDIKVSGANPQALQEIEKMILLNAIDRLWQEHLYALDALKEGISLRSYGQKDPLIEFKQEAFTIFAELMRNINGEVVSNLFRSTQQLAAFEQFLAQIAMMQQQQAGGIQIQDGNLQLSPAARPAPEPEPEKPKPHNPMSDGPKLILPSAMGQKKPLANVGRNDACPCGSGKKFKNCCGRTA from the coding sequence ATGTTCGAGTGGATCATTAAAAAAATCATTGGCACCAAGAATCAGCGCACCGTCAAGCGCCTGCAGCCGATTGTTGGCGAAATCAATCGTTTCGAAGCCCAGTTTCAGAATGATTCAGATGACGGACTGCGGGAGCGCGTGGCCAATTGGAAAGCCCAGTTTCGTGCTTTTCATACCCCCCACTTCCTGGGCGGTGTCGCCCTGCGCATTGCGGACGAAGAAACGGTCAAAGCCTGCCTGCGTCACGTCGAAGGCTATTTCAATGCTTTAAAGCCCCATTTTCCCTCCCTGGAGACGGATTACCTGGCGGAAAGCGCCTGGAGTTCTGCCTCCTTTGAGGACAAGAAAGCCCGCATTGACAGGGCCCGCGACGCCTGGAACGAAATCCAGCCAAAGTTTGCCGCCATCATTTCCAAGAAGCTCAATGAGATCCTCCCGGAAGTCTATGCCGTGGTGAAGTGCGCCGCCCGCCGCTTGGTGGGGCAGGAGCACATCGTCTGTGACAACCCGCTGAAGTGGAACATGGTGCACTTCGATGTGCAGCTCATCGGCGGTATTGCTCTTCATAAAGGCATGATCGCTGAAATGGCCACGGGTGAGGGCAAGACTCTTGTCGGAACGCTGCCGGTCACGCTCAATGCCCTGACAGGTCGTGGCGTGCACGTCATCACCGTCAATGATTATCTGGCCCGCCGAGACTCGGAGTGGATGGGTTATTTGTACAAGTTCCTCGGACTGACTGTCGGTTGCATCCAGAACGACCAGCCCAGCCACCTCCGGCGCGAGCAATACCAGGCTGACATTACCTATGGGACCAACAGCGAGTTCGGCTTTGACTACCTGCGTGACAACGGCATGGCCTCCAGCAAGGAGCAGCAGGTGCAGCGCGGGCATTACTTTGCCATCGTGGATGAGGTGGACTCCGTGCTCATTGATGAGGCCCGCACGCCTCTCATCATCAGCGGCCCGGTGGCCGGAGCGGAAAGCACCCATCAGTACGAACGCTACAAGCCGCTGGTTGAACAGTTGGTTAGGCGGCAGAACACGCTTTGTAACAGCCTAGTCTCAGAGGCGAAAGAGGATGCCAAGAATGGCGATATCGAGCTGGCCGGACGCAAGCTCTACCAATGCCGCCTGGGCCAGCCCAAGAACCGCGCCCTCATGCGCTGCATGGAAGACCATGAACTTCGTCGTGCCCTGGAAAAGGCCGAGCTGAAAATGTATGAGGACACGCAGAAGAAGGATCTTTTCGCCCTCAAAGAAGGACTCTATTTCTCCATTGAGGAAAAGAGCCACGATGCCGACCTCAGCGAAATGGGCCGCACCTTCCTCAGTCCCGATGAGCCGGATGCCTTCGTGCTGCCGGATCTGGCCACGCTTTATTCTGAGATTGATGGTGACTCATCCCTGACAGAAGCCCAGAAACTGCAGAAGAAGAACGAACTCCAGGACCGCCTCTCCCACCAGGGCCAGCGCATCCACCAGATCAGCCAGCTTCTGCGTGCCTACTGCCTTTATGAGAAGGATGTGGAGTATGTGGTCGAGGAAAACAAAGTCGTCATCGTGGATGAGCAGACAGGCCGCAAGATGGCCGGCCGCCGCTGGAGCGACGGTCTGCACCAGGCTGTCGAAGCCAAGGAAGGTGTGCAGATTGATGCCGAGACGCAGACCCTGGCCACCATCACCATTCAGAACTACTTCCGTCTTTATGAAAAGCTGGGCGGCATGACCGGTACCGCTGAAACGGATGCTTCAGAGTTCCATGACATCTACGGCCTGGATGTGCTGACCATTCCGACCAACCGCGCCATCCGCCGTGTGGACCACAATGACAGCATCTTCAAAACACGCCGCGAAAAATACAGCGCCGTGATTGACATGATCCGCGAGCGCCACGCCAAAGGCCAGCCGATGCTCGTCGGCACCGCCAGCGTGGAAGCCTCAGAAACGGTCAGCCGCATGCTCAAGCTGCAAAAGATCCCGCACTCGGTGCTGAACGCCAAATATCACCGCCAGGAGGCCGAGATCGTCGCGCGTGCCGGTCAGCGCGGCTCGGTCACCATCTCCACCAACATGGCCGGACGTGGTACGGACATCAAGCTGGGCGAAGGTGTCGCCGACCTCGGTGGCCTGCTCGTGCTCGCCACAGAGCGCCATGAATCCCGCCGTGTGGACCGTCAGCTTCGCGGTCGTTGCGCCCGTCAGGGTGACCCGGGTGAAAGCAAATTTTTCCTCAGCTTTGAGGATGATCTGATGCGCAACTTCGGTGCCGCCGATCGCATGACCAAGATCATGGAACGCTTCGGCATGGCCGAAGGTGAAGAGCTCCAGCACCCGTGGCTGAATCGCTCCGTGGAGACCGCGCAGAAGCGTGTGGAACAGCGCAACTACGGCTGGCGCAAGCGCGTCCTCGAATACGATGACGTCATGAATCAGCAGCGTGAGGTCGTCTATGAATGGCGCAATGACGTGCTGGAAAGCAACGATCCCCGCCTGCTCATCAACGACGCCGTTGAGAAAGGGCTCAAGGAGCGCATGGAAGAATTCCTGCCCAAGGAAAAAGGCAGCGACATGGAGCCTGATTACGAAAACTTGATCCAGTGGATCAATGCCACCGTGCCTATTGGCCTGCGTGACTTTGACGAAGAGTTCAAGGCCCTCGATTTTGAAGCCCAGTGTGCATGGCTGCAGGACAAGATCTTCGCCGCCTATGACATCAAGGTCAGCGGAGCCAATCCGCAGGCCTTGCAGGAGATTGAGAAGATGATCCTTCTCAACGCCATTGACCGCCTCTGGCAGGAGCACCTCTATGCTCTGGATGCCCTCAAGGAAGGCATCAGCTTGCGCAGCTACGGCCAGAAGGATCCGCTCATCGAGTTCAAGCAGGAGGCCTTCACCATCTTCGCGGAACTGATGCGCAACATCAACGGCGAGGTTGTCAGCAACCTCTTCCGTAGCACCCAGCAGCTTGCCGCCTTTGAGCAGTTCCTTGCCCAGATCGCCATGATGCAGCAGCAGCAGGCCGGCGGCATTCAGATCCAGGACGGCAACCTCCAGCTTTCCCCGGCTGCCCGGCCCGCTCCAGAGCCTGAGCCAGAAAAACCCAAGCCGCACAACCCCATGAGTGACGGCCCGAAACTGATTCTCCCCAGCGCCATGGGCCAGAAAAAGCCCCTCGCCAATGTCGGCCGCAATGACGCCTGTCCCTGCGGCAGCGGAAAAAAATTCAAGAACTGCTGCGGCCGTACGGCGTAA
- the lspA gene encoding signal peptidase II, protein MIRLLLLLSVPLYILDQWSKLWIVKNFELHVTEQEVIPGIFWLHHTANTGVAFGMFNGTEYANYAFGVISLTALAFIIWMYKKGAFPGWLSRTAVALLVAGIFGNLTDRLLHGYVVDFLRFDFGFPPFNPWPSFNVADSCVVVAAISLAIASFTEAPPATKPARG, encoded by the coding sequence ATGATCCGCCTTCTGCTTCTTCTCAGCGTGCCTCTCTACATCCTCGACCAGTGGTCGAAGCTCTGGATCGTGAAAAACTTTGAGCTGCATGTCACCGAGCAAGAAGTCATTCCAGGCATCTTCTGGCTGCATCACACCGCCAATACCGGCGTGGCCTTTGGCATGTTCAATGGCACCGAGTATGCAAATTATGCTTTTGGGGTGATATCCCTCACCGCGCTGGCTTTCATCATCTGGATGTACAAGAAAGGTGCGTTTCCAGGCTGGCTCAGCCGCACGGCTGTGGCGCTGCTTGTGGCCGGGATCTTTGGCAACCTGACGGACCGCTTGCTCCATGGTTACGTGGTGGACTTCCTGCGTTTTGATTTCGGTTTTCCTCCTTTCAACCCCTGGCCGTCGTTTAATGTGGCGGATTCCTGCGTGGTCGTTGCCGCCATTTCCCTGGCTATCGCCTCCTTTACCGAGGCTCCACCTGCAACGAAACCGGCCAGAGGCTAA